Proteins encoded by one window of uncultured Bacteroides sp.:
- a CDS encoding DUF2971 domain-containing protein: MNDPNEGMYYYDPLKYYKEINSAIRKEQNSLRICSLSKTLHNILLWSHYADGHKGVAIGLELKPKDTAYPLKYDSTNLSVEQYRKSITAMKNLKNKHKDWKYEREVRVFTQRKKFVGIKIKIIVLGVKIEKEDKDTLKKLITNIDKDIIVVDNFKGNFSQPDWKY, encoded by the coding sequence TTGAATGATCCGAATGAGGGAATGTATTATTATGATCCTCTTAAATATTATAAAGAAATAAACTCAGCTATAAGAAAAGAACAAAATAGCCTGCGAATTTGCTCATTATCAAAAACATTGCATAATATACTTTTATGGTCACATTATGCTGATGGACATAAAGGAGTTGCCATTGGTTTAGAACTTAAGCCTAAAGATACAGCTTATCCGCTAAAATATGACTCTACAAATTTAAGTGTTGAGCAATATCGCAAAAGCATAACAGCTATGAAAAATCTTAAAAATAAACACAAAGACTGGAAATATGAAAGAGAAGTTCGGGTATTTACACAAAGAAAGAAGTTTGTTGGTATAAAGATAAAAATTATAGTTTTAGGTGTGAAAATAGAAAAAGAAGATAAGGATACTCTGAAGAAACTCATAACAAATATTGATAAAGATATAATTGTTGTAGACAATTTTAAGGGGAATTTTAGTCAACCTGATTGGAAATACTAA
- a CDS encoding DUF6712 family protein, which translates to MKTIFNKQNNGGEELVKALGMIDQDTTFSKWEPYIDLSVRKLVSITGSEVYDKVLELYWSSDEISEDNKELIERMQQCIALFTWVKVIPTLDAQHGNNGRQRRLGENEKGLTALQEYKDEANILNMAYESVDALIAFMDKKAFEFWINSIKKKAINKLLIKSKDEFDSYYIIGSHRLFLTLIPIIKEIQDRYIIPVITRANYDLLISENENAVDKLKDAVCRPLALLTIRQAILRLPVEILPDGIVQVQQVGTVKERIKAEADARKSVAEELEQSAKTDLSDLQDIIIEMNSVEEEPDLYILKPIINTKGVTF; encoded by the coding sequence ATGAAAACTATATTCAATAAACAGAATAACGGAGGTGAGGAGCTGGTAAAGGCTCTTGGCATGATTGACCAGGACACTACCTTTTCTAAATGGGAACCTTATATTGATCTTTCGGTACGTAAATTGGTGTCAATCACCGGTTCAGAGGTGTATGATAAAGTACTTGAATTATACTGGTCAAGTGATGAAATTAGTGAGGATAACAAAGAGTTAATTGAAAGAATGCAGCAATGCATTGCGCTGTTTACCTGGGTAAAGGTTATCCCAACGCTCGATGCTCAGCATGGCAACAATGGAAGGCAACGCAGATTAGGCGAAAACGAAAAAGGACTTACTGCCCTGCAGGAATATAAAGATGAAGCCAACATCCTGAACATGGCTTATGAATCTGTAGATGCCTTGATTGCTTTTATGGATAAAAAAGCATTCGAGTTCTGGATTAATTCAATTAAGAAAAAGGCTATAAATAAGTTACTTATAAAAAGTAAAGATGAATTTGATTCTTATTACATAATAGGAAGTCACCGTTTATTCCTCACTCTTATTCCTATCATTAAAGAGATTCAGGACAGATATATTATACCGGTTATTACCCGTGCAAATTATGATCTTCTTATCTCTGAAAATGAAAACGCAGTAGATAAATTAAAAGATGCTGTGTGCCGGCCATTGGCTTTACTCACTATCCGCCAAGCCATACTAAGATTGCCTGTCGAAATTCTGCCTGATGGCATTGTTCAGGTTCAGCAAGTAGGCACTGTTAAGGAACGAATAAAAGCAGAAGCTGATGCACGCAAATCGGTAGCTGAAGAACTTGAGCAATCCGCAAAAACAGACCTCTCCGATTTACAGGACATCATCATAGAAATGAATAGTGTAGAGGAGGAGCCGGACTTATATATTCTTAAACCAATAATTAATACTAAGGGTGTAACATTCTGA
- a CDS encoding S49 family peptidase has product MNKIQQIFNGHWAINAQDYHQLISLIMPSIKAGNIEAVEKSLSTKITAYATMPYIADRWELDDASLPQGSIVVLTAEGILYSWDTYRLEQFIRQAISNSNIAGIVLFVNGPGGMILRVDLLEKLIRESPKPIAAYITGCCASAHYWFTSACGRIFVSSPMDEIGSVGIVYTYESFKKYYETLGIIMEDIYPDGADLKNKMIREMEDNNNPQLIKDKLSFYHNLFRQAISRNLNIPMDPQLPLFRGETFFADVAIANGYIDQMGTLDDAITWVLAQSTNRSF; this is encoded by the coding sequence GTGAATAAGATACAACAAATTTTTAACGGGCATTGGGCTATCAACGCGCAGGATTATCACCAGTTGATTTCCTTGATAATGCCATCCATTAAGGCCGGTAATATTGAAGCTGTAGAAAAAAGCTTAAGTACAAAAATTACGGCTTATGCAACTATGCCTTATATTGCTGATCGCTGGGAGTTGGATGACGCTTCTTTACCTCAAGGATCTATCGTTGTGCTGACGGCGGAAGGTATTCTCTACTCTTGGGATACTTACCGGCTGGAACAGTTTATCCGACAGGCTATTTCAAATTCAAATATTGCCGGTATCGTTTTATTCGTAAATGGTCCTGGTGGTATGATTTTGCGTGTAGATCTGCTTGAAAAGCTTATTCGCGAATCGCCAAAGCCTATTGCTGCATATATTACCGGTTGTTGTGCATCCGCTCATTATTGGTTTACTTCAGCTTGTGGACGAATTTTTGTATCGTCACCGATGGATGAGATTGGTAGTGTCGGCATTGTCTATACTTATGAATCTTTCAAAAAGTACTACGAAACGTTGGGTATTATAATGGAAGATATCTATCCTGATGGAGCGGATCTTAAAAATAAAATGATCCGGGAAATGGAGGACAATAATAACCCACAATTAATAAAAGATAAGCTCTCTTTTTACCACAACTTATTCCGACAAGCAATTTCCCGTAATCTTAATATTCCAATGGATCCACAATTACCTCTATTCAGAGGTGAGACATTCTTTGCGGATGTAGCTATTGCAAATGGATACATAGACCAGATGGGAACGCTTGACGATGCGATAACATGGGTATTAGCACAATCAACAAACAGAAGTTTCTAA
- a CDS encoding CHC2 zinc finger domain-containing protein, which produces MYISPEDTDRIKEAAEGKLVTVISEFISLTKAKTGSTYTGECPICGEAKGLTISESKQAFGCFKCQNIKGHGAISFLMKGKDKSYTEALEFLANRFNIILHEEPEKPKKKVLAATKKQSKQNRGEDPNSFCFKMLSESGLNPEDVTASVYKVGDNKSVFKLRTIRPGTINTKGEIVQGDDAIIEYYDLDGMPVMYQLKDAKGRLTDKKKEYYRVRWQYPSEHLDKTGKPYKYKSPVGGGTPIYIPERLRSLYKDQTSIERLYIQEGEKKAEKACKHGIPSVAISGIQNLGSNGSLPEDLIRIIETCQVKEVVFIMDSDWNDISSNIKINDNVQQRPLNFFYAVRNYRDYMRSLKNRNIYVEIYAGHINKNEAHDKGLDDLLANTLSGKEDELIKDIEYLINEKSLTGKYAQLFKITTCTEHKLQELWSLQSPQKFAELHREVLINLPEFRIGRHRWKFDENGALESAQPIESDEQFWEEIEKCRKNGDVYKEYDFKYVRSRRFLQNRGFGRFKRLDDTYQFIRLDPPIVSVIEASDARDFLFEFTEANCNEAVNEMLSKGVSQYVGPDKLSLLKFIEPNFLKPSRDVQYFYFRNTCWEISANEVKELDYANIRHHIWADQHKNFPAKHLQVPMISFTKDSEGNYDYSFSELGTKCHYLQFLKNASNFTWRKEQARSRGEKVEISDQELQENKVHLLSKLCAIGYMLMECKDANVSKAVIGMDGKQSEVGESNGRSGKSLVGELFRAVSTIAYLNGKKRDMFNDVFLWNDVVEKTKIVFVDDVLQGFRFEDLFPNITGDWGVNYKGGRRVTFPFTMSPKLYIATNHSINGSGTSFSDRQWLLAFSDYYNGSHKPADDFGCLFFSEWDYDQWNLCWNLLADCVQLYLKYGVVEAPGERLESRQLRQEITEGFIAWADEYFSSAENRNKKIPRKTLSDAYFEYDPLQRKYVTPPEFKKRFIKFCKWKGYAFNPNKYDPITGKPNTLDKDGRPIIDDKSGGVEFFTVGDGVALLEPGQQKLSFEES; this is translated from the coding sequence ATGTATATTTCACCAGAAGATACAGACCGTATAAAAGAAGCGGCCGAAGGGAAACTTGTTACTGTCATTAGTGAATTCATTTCTTTAACAAAAGCTAAAACAGGATCTACATATACCGGAGAATGCCCTATTTGTGGAGAAGCAAAAGGATTAACTATAAGTGAATCGAAGCAAGCATTCGGCTGTTTCAAATGTCAAAATATAAAAGGGCACGGAGCTATTTCATTTTTAATGAAGGGAAAAGATAAATCATACACTGAGGCTCTTGAATTCCTAGCAAATCGTTTTAATATAATTCTTCATGAAGAACCGGAAAAACCTAAAAAAAAGGTTCTTGCTGCTACAAAAAAACAGTCGAAACAAAACCGGGGTGAAGATCCTAATTCTTTTTGTTTTAAAATGCTCTCTGAATCAGGTCTAAATCCGGAAGATGTTACTGCGAGCGTTTATAAAGTAGGTGATAATAAATCGGTTTTCAAATTACGGACCATTCGTCCTGGAACTATTAATACTAAGGGTGAAATAGTACAAGGTGATGATGCTATAATTGAATATTATGACTTAGATGGAATGCCGGTTATGTATCAGCTTAAAGATGCAAAAGGTCGTCTTACTGATAAGAAGAAAGAATATTATAGAGTTCGCTGGCAATATCCTTCAGAACATCTAGATAAAACAGGCAAACCATATAAATATAAGTCACCTGTTGGAGGAGGTACCCCTATTTACATACCTGAGCGTCTTAGATCACTATATAAAGATCAAACGTCTATTGAACGGTTATATATCCAGGAGGGAGAAAAAAAGGCTGAGAAAGCATGTAAACACGGAATCCCTTCTGTTGCTATTTCTGGAATTCAGAATTTAGGTAGTAACGGATCTTTGCCTGAAGATTTAATTCGTATCATTGAAACATGCCAGGTTAAAGAGGTTGTGTTTATCATGGATAGCGATTGGAACGATATCTCAAGTAATATTAAGATAAACGATAATGTTCAGCAACGGCCATTAAACTTTTTCTATGCAGTAAGAAATTACAGAGATTATATGCGTTCTCTTAAGAATCGTAATATATATGTTGAAATTTACGCAGGTCATATTAATAAGAATGAGGCTCACGATAAGGGGTTGGACGATTTACTTGCTAATACTTTATCCGGAAAAGAGGACGAACTAATTAAAGATATTGAGTACTTAATTAATGAGAAAAGTTTAACCGGCAAATATGCTCAGCTATTTAAAATAACCACCTGTACAGAACATAAACTCCAGGAATTATGGAGTCTTCAGTCTCCACAAAAATTTGCTGAGCTCCACCGTGAAGTCCTTATTAATCTTCCAGAATTCCGTATTGGCCGTCATCGTTGGAAATTTGATGAAAATGGAGCTTTAGAGTCGGCTCAACCAATTGAATCAGACGAACAGTTTTGGGAAGAAATAGAGAAGTGCCGCAAAAATGGTGATGTTTATAAAGAATATGATTTCAAATATGTTCGTTCTCGCCGATTTTTGCAGAATAGAGGCTTTGGCCGATTTAAACGACTTGATGATACTTATCAGTTTATCCGCCTGGATCCTCCTATTGTCTCTGTCATTGAGGCAAGCGATGCAAGAGACTTCTTATTCGAATTTACGGAAGCGAATTGTAACGAAGCTGTTAATGAAATGCTTAGCAAAGGTGTTTCTCAATATGTTGGTCCGGATAAGTTAAGCTTGCTCAAGTTTATAGAACCAAACTTTCTAAAGCCATCTAGGGACGTACAATATTTCTATTTTAGAAACACCTGCTGGGAGATATCAGCAAATGAAGTGAAAGAACTCGATTACGCGAATATCCGTCATCACATCTGGGCGGATCAACACAAAAATTTTCCGGCAAAGCACCTTCAGGTTCCAATGATTAGTTTCACCAAAGATTCGGAAGGAAATTATGACTATTCTTTTTCAGAACTTGGAACAAAATGTCATTATCTGCAATTTCTTAAGAATGCTTCTAATTTCACATGGAGAAAGGAACAGGCACGCAGTAGAGGCGAAAAGGTAGAGATTAGTGATCAAGAACTCCAGGAGAACAAAGTACATCTGTTATCTAAATTATGCGCTATCGGCTACATGCTGATGGAATGCAAGGATGCAAATGTTTCTAAAGCTGTGATAGGCATGGATGGAAAACAATCTGAAGTAGGAGAGTCCAATGGGCGTTCCGGCAAATCGCTTGTAGGTGAACTGTTCAGAGCTGTATCTACAATTGCATATCTTAACGGAAAGAAAAGAGATATGTTTAACGATGTCTTTCTTTGGAATGATGTTGTTGAGAAAACAAAGATAGTATTTGTCGATGATGTTTTGCAGGGCTTTCGGTTTGAGGATTTATTTCCAAATATTACTGGAGACTGGGGTGTCAACTATAAGGGTGGCCGAAGGGTAACTTTCCCTTTTACCATGTCACCAAAATTATATATTGCGACGAATCACTCTATAAATGGAAGCGGTACTTCTTTCTCTGATCGCCAGTGGTTACTTGCATTTTCCGATTATTATAACGGAAGTCATAAGCCTGCAGATGATTTTGGATGCTTGTTCTTTTCAGAATGGGATTATGATCAATGGAACTTATGCTGGAATCTTCTGGCTGACTGTGTTCAGCTATATCTAAAATACGGAGTTGTTGAAGCTCCTGGAGAAAGACTAGAGTCTCGCCAATTGAGACAGGAAATAACCGAAGGATTTATCGCATGGGCAGATGAGTACTTTTCTTCAGCTGAAAATAGGAATAAGAAAATACCTCGTAAAACGCTATCTGATGCATATTTCGAGTACGATCCACTTCAAAGGAAGTATGTGACTCCCCCGGAATTCAAAAAACGCTTTATTAAGTTCTGCAAGTGGAAAGGATATGCTTTCAATCCAAACAAATATGATCCTATAACCGGGAAACCTAATACTTTGGATAAAGACGGTCGTCCTATTATTGACGACAAATCAGGCGGAGTTGAGTTTTTTACCGTAGGAGATGGCGTAGCTCTTCTTGAACCAGGTCAACAGAAATTATCATTTGAAGAATCATGA
- a CDS encoding LuxR C-terminal-related transcriptional regulator has translation MNIDAKLSEREIEIAEIIAFGKKQKEAADILHISKKTVDNTVQHIYKKIGISFVTELSVFCFCRKFGIPLSMCEPARRAVSVALLLLFLYGEFNHTPDIYRVRRGRNRETEVFVRSRNRTET, from the coding sequence ATGAACATTGATGCAAAGTTATCTGAAAGAGAGATTGAAATTGCAGAAATAATCGCCTTTGGGAAAAAGCAGAAAGAAGCTGCTGATATTCTTCATATATCTAAGAAAACAGTTGATAATACAGTACAACATATCTACAAGAAGATTGGGATTAGCTTTGTTACGGAATTATCCGTTTTTTGTTTTTGCAGAAAATTTGGAATACCTCTTTCAATGTGTGAGCCGGCAAGAAGAGCTGTATCTGTTGCTCTTTTACTACTGTTTTTATACGGAGAATTTAATCATACTCCAGATATATACAGAGTAAGACGAGGAAGAAATAGAGAAACTGAGGTGTTTGTTCGTTCCAGGAACAGAACCGAAACTTAA
- a CDS encoding helix-turn-helix domain containing protein, translated as MNNELSVDSFFLDADKKDDVQRMAALGYNPKEIALFVGVDPEDFYHDACIPGTSVNTLIKQGVFVTRAAPEIELHKLAESGNIDAIKQLESVNERRTFEKIILDIDGDELD; from the coding sequence ATGAATAATGAACTTTCTGTTGATTCCTTCTTTCTGGATGCTGATAAAAAAGATGATGTTCAGCGAATGGCTGCTTTGGGATATAATCCTAAAGAAATTGCCCTATTTGTCGGTGTAGATCCTGAAGACTTTTATCATGATGCCTGCATACCTGGTACCAGTGTCAACACGCTGATAAAACAAGGTGTTTTTGTTACTCGTGCAGCTCCTGAAATAGAACTTCATAAACTTGCTGAAAGTGGAAATATTGATGCTATAAAGCAACTGGAGAGTGTAAATGAACGGCGGACTTTTGAAAAAATAATATTGGATATTGATGGAGACGAACTTGATTAA
- a CDS encoding IS1182 family transposase encodes MLPLQQAIPFSNYTDLYDLLIPQDNLLRQINDLIDFSFVHKELLDKYCLNNGRTAECPIRMFKYLLLKTIFDISDVDVVERSRYDLSFKYFLDLAPEETELISPSSLCKFRRLRLKDKDLLNLLIGTTVSIAIDKGIIKSKTIIVDSTHTGSRSNPYSPVEILRLRSKQLRKSLYDVEESIKEGLPLKNEDDDLEHELDYTKALFEVVSDNETLVNVPKVRERLNMLKETLSDIEDHYVSSTDEDARVGHKSQDKSFFGYKTHIAMSDERIITAATVTSGEKGDGPQLPELVEQSRNNGMEVETVIGDTAYSGKNNIQLAQDEQKGFELVAKLNPAISQGSRRAEQSFEFNKDAGMFVCPAGHMAIRRAKQGKKNQGKNQFIVYFFNTDKCRICGRRQGCYKEGAKTKTYSVRIKSDEHKHQMDFQETDEFRAKSRSRYKIEAKNAELKNVFGYDRALSYGLTCMQLQGAMAIFAANIKRILKLI; translated from the coding sequence ATGCTTCCATTGCAACAAGCCATACCGTTCAGTAATTACACAGATCTATACGATTTGCTTATTCCACAGGACAATCTATTGCGTCAAATAAACGACCTGATAGACTTCTCTTTCGTCCATAAGGAACTCCTGGACAAATACTGCCTGAATAACGGTCGTACGGCCGAGTGCCCGATCAGGATGTTCAAATATCTTTTGTTAAAGACAATCTTTGATATTTCGGACGTGGACGTTGTTGAACGCTCGCGATATGATCTTTCATTCAAATACTTTTTGGATCTGGCTCCCGAGGAAACCGAATTGATCTCTCCAAGTTCTTTGTGTAAGTTTCGCCGACTCCGTTTGAAGGACAAGGATTTGTTGAATCTGCTTATAGGAACGACAGTGTCTATTGCAATAGACAAGGGAATCATCAAGTCAAAGACCATTATTGTTGATTCCACACACACCGGTTCACGGAGCAACCCGTATTCGCCTGTCGAGATTTTGCGACTTCGTTCAAAGCAGTTGCGCAAGAGCCTTTATGATGTGGAGGAGTCAATAAAAGAAGGTTTGCCCCTGAAGAATGAAGATGACGATCTGGAGCATGAGCTTGATTATACCAAAGCGTTGTTTGAAGTCGTATCCGACAACGAGACATTGGTCAATGTTCCCAAAGTCAGAGAGCGTCTGAACATGCTCAAGGAAACGCTTTCAGATATCGAGGATCATTATGTCAGCTCCACAGATGAAGATGCACGGGTTGGACACAAAAGCCAGGACAAGTCGTTCTTTGGCTATAAGACACACATCGCCATGAGTGACGAACGTATAATCACTGCCGCCACAGTCACTTCCGGGGAGAAGGGTGACGGTCCCCAATTACCCGAACTTGTTGAACAGAGCCGAAACAACGGCATGGAAGTTGAAACAGTCATTGGAGACACCGCATATTCGGGAAAGAACAACATTCAGCTCGCTCAAGATGAGCAAAAAGGATTTGAACTGGTGGCAAAACTTAATCCTGCCATAAGCCAAGGCTCCCGACGGGCGGAGCAAAGTTTTGAATTCAATAAGGATGCGGGTATGTTCGTATGCCCTGCAGGGCATATGGCGATACGGCGTGCCAAGCAGGGTAAAAAGAATCAAGGAAAGAATCAGTTTATCGTATACTTCTTCAATACTGACAAATGTCGGATATGTGGCAGGCGGCAAGGATGTTACAAAGAGGGTGCAAAAACGAAAACCTACTCGGTCAGGATTAAATCTGACGAACATAAACACCAGATGGATTTTCAAGAAACGGATGAATTTAGGGCCAAATCTAGATCACGATACAAGATAGAAGCTAAAAATGCGGAACTTAAGAATGTCTTCGGGTATGATAGGGCATTGTCATACGGCCTGACATGCATGCAACTTCAAGGCGCCATGGCCATTTTTGCTGCAAATATCAAGAGAATTCTCAAATTAATCTAA
- a CDS encoding DUF4747 family protein: MENKKRKGKIKTEKLVGGRMFVLNIKSRQVQKPSRYVELLNTLKEKDPLIKLQGNKYISLESLVSTEILEEPEVPKIMMGKLSTYDILDPEAFYNRRKKELVEITLDPDVVANVRKMDFSFFPKFHRLVFRTNAEITSNQVEKYFSEAFLSTEGEDMVDVYIVKSSDIIERILKATKIFSLQADVTFSNKDFSDGFTELFDKKIRESDASKVAMNMISSKDQSLNVTEDGLVEAIVKVSQSNGTIKASILEGEAKRPVKIDTAQYPMIIECKSRQNTFLGELYSKINSIFGGN; the protein is encoded by the coding sequence ATGGAAAATAAAAAAAGAAAAGGTAAAATTAAAACTGAAAAGTTAGTAGGTGGCAGAATGTTTGTACTTAATATTAAATCTAGACAAGTTCAAAAGCCTTCTAGATATGTGGAACTACTGAATACTCTAAAAGAAAAAGATCCTCTTATTAAATTACAAGGGAATAAGTATATAAGCCTAGAATCATTGGTTAGTACAGAAATACTAGAAGAACCAGAGGTACCTAAAATAATGATGGGGAAATTGAGTACATATGATATTCTGGATCCGGAGGCATTTTATAATCGTAGAAAAAAAGAATTAGTTGAGATTACTTTAGATCCAGATGTAGTTGCAAACGTTAGAAAAATGGATTTTTCTTTTTTTCCAAAATTTCATAGATTAGTTTTTAGAACTAATGCTGAAATTACTTCAAATCAAGTAGAAAAATATTTTAGTGAAGCTTTTTTATCTACAGAAGGCGAAGATATGGTGGATGTTTATATCGTAAAATCATCTGATATTATTGAAAGGATTTTAAAGGCAACAAAAATATTTTCTTTGCAAGCAGATGTAACTTTCAGTAATAAAGATTTTAGCGATGGATTTACTGAATTATTTGATAAGAAAATTAGAGAATCTGATGCTAGCAAAGTAGCAATGAATATGATTAGTTCTAAAGACCAGTCATTAAATGTAACAGAGGATGGATTGGTAGAAGCTATTGTTAAAGTATCACAAAGTAATGGGACTATTAAAGCTTCTATTCTTGAAGGAGAAGCAAAAAGACCTGTAAAAATTGATACAGCACAGTATCCAATGATAATTGAATGTAAAAGTAGGCAAAATACATTTTTAGGAGAACTATATTCAAAAATAAATAGTATATTTGGTGGAAATTAA
- a CDS encoding DUF4468 domain-containing protein: MKKVLLLLLLVMSLPVMAQTNIYSGFNKVDTTLNKDKLSGDSLCGLLPVVKGKVYYSEIVPVKDVSADKLYIRARSWVAKTFVNSQKVIQMENKEAHKLILKGSGVISNRGHYFFCTITIQAKDGRYRYEISDFIFQGLSDGFIPKIIKQPFETYFKGCDCENKKNRLILITIKRNTEITIIQSLNKTMITVDPSEKEDNW; encoded by the coding sequence ATGAAAAAAGTATTGTTATTGTTATTGCTTGTTATGAGCCTACCCGTCATGGCGCAGACAAATATTTATTCAGGGTTTAATAAAGTTGATACAACATTAAATAAGGATAAGCTATCTGGTGATTCTTTGTGCGGATTACTCCCTGTTGTAAAAGGCAAAGTTTATTATTCTGAAATAGTCCCGGTGAAAGATGTATCTGCAGATAAATTATATATTCGAGCTCGTTCTTGGGTGGCTAAAACTTTTGTGAATTCTCAAAAAGTCATTCAGATGGAAAACAAAGAGGCTCATAAATTGATTCTTAAAGGTTCGGGAGTAATTTCAAATAGAGGACACTATTTTTTTTGTACAATAACAATACAAGCAAAAGATGGTAGGTATCGTTACGAAATATCTGATTTTATTTTTCAAGGTCTTAGTGACGGATTTATTCCGAAAATTATAAAACAGCCATTTGAAACCTATTTCAAAGGATGTGATTGTGAGAATAAAAAAAACAGATTGATATTAATAACTATAAAGAGAAATACAGAGATTACAATTATTCAAAGCCTTAATAAAACCATGATAACTGTAGATCCATCTGAGAAAGAAGATAATTGGTAA